The following DNA comes from Flavisolibacter ginsenosidimutans.
GCAATTTGGCTGAAGTAGATATTGAACCAAACCTTGCTCTTGCTAATAAAATCATCATCATCGCCGATGACGTAGCCAACACCGGCAAAACCATGCTTTATGCCTTGAAGCCTTTTTTGAATTCATCGCCCAAAAAAATTCAAACGCTTGTGCTGGTAGAACGAAGCCACAAATTGTTTCCCGTTCACACCGATTATACCGGCCTTTCCATTGCCACAACTTTGCAGGAACACATTACTGTGGAGAGGGAAGATGAGAAGATAACAGGAGCTTGGTTGTATTGAGAGGAGGTAGGAGAGAGGATGTAGAATATTAAAACGCAATTGCTTTCAACTTGATACGACCGTTTGAAAACTCCAGCGCCGGTGCGGGAAACTTCAGCACATTTAACGCGGAAAAAACTGATTTTAGCATCTTGCTTTTGGTGTGAATCTTTGTGAAGTCAAAGTCCGGCGCCAAGTAAAACTGACGATATCGTTTAATGTCTCTTCTGTCAAAGGTCACTTGCCCGTTTGTTTTGCTTTGCGCAAAATTTTCATAACCCCCAAACATTCCGTCGGCGCCATAACCCACTGAAATATTCAACCAATCCGGCAGACTTGTTTGTGGAAAAAATGATTTGATGTTGGCGCTCAGCCAATAGGTTTGTGCGTTATAATCTTTCAGCAAGCGGCTTTGAAAAGAACGACCAAACAAATCATCGGCACGCTTTTCCAAATCTGCTTCGGCGTAAGTTTTAGGCGCAGAAGAAAACTTTAATGCAATTCGTTGTTCTTCCCAGCCCAATTCCTGCGAAGCGTAAAGTGCTGCGCCAAGAACGTCAGCGCCGGCATCGCCCCAACTCCAGCCCCATTCGGCGGAATGTCCGTCTAAGTATTCGATGGAAAGCATATAAAGCAAACTGCTGCCGGTTCCGTAAAGCAAGGCTTTGTTATTTTCCACGCCAGTCCATCGCCACATATTTGTAGTGAAGCGGCTGGTTTGATAAGCCGTCCATGCATGACCTGCTTTGTCTATTTGCAGCCATTCGCCTACATCATTAAATGTGTGAAAAGAACTGCGTGGATAATTCTTGTACCAGGCCGTGCTCAAAAACAAAAAAGAACCGCCGTAACCGCCAAGCGTAGCGCCGCCAACGAGCCATTTGCGTGCTGTAAAATTGGGACGTGAATCAACAACCCGGTGCGAAACGGAATCTTGTCCATGGGCTGCAATTGTGGCGGAAATTAAAAAGAGGAAAATCCATTTCTTCACCGTTCAAATATACGGACGCTTATCTTCGTATGAATTGGAAGGCAAAGTCGAAAGCGAATTCAAAAGCCTCTTCATAGCCGAAGCTTTTTTTACTTTTTACTTTTACCTTTTGACTTCTTTAAACCAAATTCAAATCGCTTTATATGGACGCACAAATCGAACAAAAAGTCAATAGTTGGTTAACCGGCGCTTACGACGAAGAAACCAAAACCGCCATCAAGGAACAACAAAAGAATTCACCTGATGAACTGGCCGATGCCTTTTACCGCAACCTTGAATTCGGCACGGGTGGATTGCGCGGCATTATGGGCGTGGGTACCAACCGCATGAACAAATACACCGTGGGCATGGCCACGCAAGGTTATACCAACTACCTGAAAAAATCGTTTCCTAACCAGGAAATAAAAGTGGCCGTGGCACACGACAGCCGTAACAACAGCCGCTTCTTTGCCGAAACCGTAGCGCACGTTTTTGCAGCCAACGGTCTTAAAGTTTTTTTGTTTGAAGACTTGCGTCCAACACCCGAATTGTCCTTCACCATCCGGCAATTGGGTTGCAAAGGCGGCGTGGTGTGCACAGCTTCGCACAACCCGAAAGAGTACAATGGTTACAAAGCTTATTGGATTGATGGCGGCCAGCTTGTTCCGCCGCACGACAAGGCCGTGATTGGGGAAGTGGAAAAAATTGCCGACGTGAACGACGTGAAGTGGAGCGGCGGCGATGAAAACATTACCATCATCGGCAAGGAAATGGACGAGCAATACATCAAGATGGTAAAAGGGTTGAGCGTTTATCCCGAAATCATCCAGCAGCAAAAAGATTTGAAAATTGTTTATACACCCATTCACGGAACGGGAATAAAACTGGTGCCGCAGGTACTGAAGGAATTTGGGTTTGAAAACATTACGATTGTGCAGGAACAAGCAACACCCGACGGAGATTTTCCGACCGTTGTTTATCCAAACCCGGAAGAGAAAGAAGCAATGTCTATTGGCTTGAAGAAGGCAGAAGAAATAGACGCGGACATCCTTTGCGCCACCGATCCTGATGCGGACCGTGTGGGCATTGGCGTGAAAAATACAAAGGGCGAATGGGTGTTGATGAACGGAAACCAAACCGCTGTTCTTGCTTTTAATTACATGATTGAAAGCCGCAAAGAAAAAGGATTGCAAAAGCCCAACGACATGGTGGTAAAAACCATCGTGACCACCAACATGATTGACGTGATTGCAAAAGAAGCCGGTGTAAAATGCTACAATGTTTTGACGGGCTTTAAATGGATTGCCGAATTGATTCGTGAAAAGGAAGGGACAGAAAATTACATCGTTGGCGGTGAGGAAAGCTACGGCCTGATGATTGGCGATAGAGTGCGTGACAAAGACGCCGTTTCAGCGGTTGCGCTTCTTTGCGAAATGGCAGCTTACGAAAAAGCAAAAGGTCGCAACCTTTATCAAAAGATGTTGGACTTGTATGCGCAGTACGGCTATTACCAGGAAGATTTGATTTCCATTACAAAAAAAGGCCGCAACGGCCAGCAGGAGATTGCCGACATGATGGAAAGTTTCCGCAGCAATCCGCCGAAAGAACTCGGCGGCAGTAAAGTAGTTGAACTGCTGGATTACGACAAGCAGGTAAAAACCGATTTGACAACCGGAAAAACCGAAACCATCACTCTGCCTAAATCAAACGTGTTGCAATTTGTAACCGAAGACGGCAGCAAGATCAGCGCAAGGCCATCGGGCACCGAGCCGAAGATTAAATTTTATTTCAGCGTGAAAACCGATTTGCCTTCGGTTGAGCAGTTTGATGAAACGCAGCAAAAAGCAAAAGACAAAATCAAGCAGATTATTGGAGACATGAAGTTGGTCTAATCCGGCAACAAAAGTAAATTTGAAAAAAGGATTTTATGAACACCGTGGAGCAAATGCGTGAAGAAGTGAAAAATTACATTGATGCCGCAGACGAGAAAATTGTGAAAATGGTACATGCCATTTTAGAAGTAGATGCAGCGGACGATCAGGAGTGGTGGGAAGCTATGCCGGATGAAGTGAAGGACGATGTAGAAGAAGCCATCCGGCAATCAGATAATGACGAGGTAATGTCCTTTGCGGAGGTAAAACAAAAATATCCGCAATGGTTTTCGAAATAAAGTGGACGGAGCGAAGCGTCATTTCTTACGGCAAAAACATTGAATACCTGCGCACAAGATGGTCGGAAAAAGTCGTTGAAAAATTTGAGAACGGGGTAAAAAGGCGTCTGCAGGCTTTGGAAAGTCATCCTTATTTAGGAAGGCCGCGAAGTCAAAACAGCATCCACATTCGGCGAACGATAATAAATAAACGCATCCTTTTAATTTATCAGGTAAAGCCCAATAAAAGACGCATTGACTTGTTGGTTTTTTGGAATACTTACCTGAATCCCAAGAAGCTGAAATTGAAGTAAAAGATTAGAAATCTTTTACTTCAATTCAAACTGTTCAGGAAGAACAGTGTTTCATCCCGACAATCCTTTCAAAATCCCGGCCATCAGTGGTTAATAAAAAAAGTGCTCTTTGGGAGCACTTTCTCGTTAGGCGGATGGACTTAATATGTTGAGCAGGTTGTTTTGATTTGTTGACACAAAGAAAGGCAGCTTTGTTTAAAACAACTCCGGTTAATCGGCGAACGGTTTTCTTTTGGCGGTGGTTTTTTGCTTCATCCGGCTCAATCAAAATTTCGGAACAAGTTTCGGCACTTTCTTTTGATACGTTCTGTATTGCTCACCAAACTGAAGCAGGAGCTTTCTTTCTTCCAGTTCTAAACCTATCAGCGTATATACAGTAATGACGACGTCTGTTAGCAATAAGCTCGCCGTTGGAAATAAAATCAACAGACCCCAAATAAATAGAAATGTTCCCAGGTAAAGCGGATGTCTTACAAAGCGGTGCACGCCTTTGACTTCAAGAATAGAACGGGTTTCTTCTTCCACCAAGCTTCGCAGGCCGCTAAGATTGAGAAAATATTTTTTTATGCAGATGAACATTAGCAGCAATCCCGGAATGCAAAAAGCTGCACCAGCAATGTCACTAATCCATGAAGACTTAAAGAGTCGCGGTGAGCGGATAGAGAATTGAAACCAGAGGATCAGCGCCAGTCCCGCAAACGCGAAAACCGTATAAGCAAGGCGGTAATGTCTGAACCCGTCCCCAAGAATTTTTTTGAAAAAATTTTTCACCTGAAGACTTGCGAAAACACTGTGTAAAACGCAGTAAACAATCCATGACAAACCCAGTAAAACATGGTTCAGAAGCATGGTTAAAAATACACTGTGCGCGGCGTTGTTCGGTTAAATTATATTTGCCGCATGAGAGCAACGGACGACACTTACCGTCACAAAGGACTGCGCAGAAAATTGGTAGAGACGGTACGAAGCAAGGGCATCACCGACGAAAACGTTTTGACTGCTTTAGAAAACATTCCCCGCCATTTTTTTCTGGATTCCGCCTTTGACGAAGTGGCTTACGAAGACAAAGCCTTTCCCATTGAAGCGCACCAAACCATTTCGCAACCCTACACCGTGGCTTACCAAACGCAACTGCTGGAAATAAAAAAGAACGACAAGGTTTTGGAGATCGGTACGGGCAGCGCTTACCAGGCCGCCGTGCTGGCCGAACTCGGCGCGAAAGTTTTCACCATCGAAAGGCAAAAGAAATTGTTTGATGCGAACAAGAATTTTCTCTGGATTAAAAAATACCACAACATCAAATTCTTCTACGGCGACGGTTACGAAGGCCTGCCCACTTATGCCCCTTTTGATAAAGTCATCATCACGGCGGCGGCGCCCATTGTGCCGCTGAAATTAATTCAGCAAATGAAAGTGGGAGGGATGATGGTGATTCCGTTTGGCAGCGGCGACGTGCAGGTGATGAAACGCCTGATTAAACAAGCCGACGGCAGCGTGAAAGAAGAAGTGTACGACCGGTTTAGTTTTGTGCCGATGTTGCAAGGGAAGAAGGATTAGTTGTTGAATCGGTGTGCATGTAAACCTTCCACATTGCAGAAAAATGGGGCAACAGCGATTCGTTCAGCTAAAACCAGTACATAGTTGTAATAATTATTCTGTTATTCGACACGTGCCCGTTAACCCCTTTTGACAATGCACCATTGGATGCTTGCTTTCGTCCTTTTAGTTATTTGCTGTTCCATTTGTAGCAATAAATGCTTCTATGTCTGCCTTTGTATGAGGTATTGTAATTGCTGTTATGATTTTATCAGGAAGAGGAATTTGCTTATCTGTTAACGATAAAGGCCTGTGCGCAATGATCGGCATTTCGCCCCGGTATACGTCAAGGTCAAAAATGCAAAGTGTTGGTAAGGTCTTTTTGTCGACAAGTTCGTCTACGTCTATTTGTAAGGTATCAGCATAATGTGCATACGGAGCTACAATCAATGACCGTGGATGATACCAATAGAAATTTGATGACATAGTATTCCCTTTTTGTCTTTGTGCGAAGACATCCACTAATATTCTTGCAAAACCATATTGTCCATTTGCAATTTTGAAAGCTATGATATCACCTTCTTTGATTTTAACGCTCAACCGTTTTTGGGAAAGTTCTTTACCTAACCAATCAAAATAATTAGCAGGTACTTTGCTTATGTAACTTGTTATCCATTTTTCAATGTCACTATAATTTTTGATGTCTCCATCTTCTGCAAAACTTCTAATAAAGAATACTTTTCTTTTATTGTCGTAAACATGAATGCCGCCTCCCCGAAAAGAAGCAGAGAACTGAATACCCGACCCCTTAAAATTTAGAATTTTAGAAACGGTCAACTTTTGCTCTTTGCCTCTTGCAGTTTTAGGCAGCAAAATTTGCCTGTATTTAGTTTCTATATCGGTGTCATATTCACAGTAACCAAAACTGTAGTCAAGAACCTTTACGATTCTGTCACCTTGATAATAAACAGTTGTTGTGTCCTTCAATTGTACTTTTTCGCAATTGTCAGTTACAGTAAGAAGTCCGAAATATCGTCTTTGATTATTTGTCAGCTCGTAAAGGGTCATAATAAGCTTGCGTGCAGCTCGTAAATATATGACACCTTTTTGCCGGCCAAAAAAAAGCTTAGCCTTCATTTTAAACCTTTTTGTCTTCGTTCACCGGATTGTCGGTGGGCGACCCATTGCATTCGCCATTCTAATCGCCGCCCTAAGTTTATCCGCTTCATTGGTTCATTTCCCGCACTCTCCTTATCTTCCCACTCTATTCCCTGCTTATGCGCATCATCCCTTTTATCGTCAGCACCGTCGTCACCGTTGCGCTTGTGTTTGCGCTCAACAAACGCTGGGGCAAGGTGCCTGATCTTGGCAATTTTCTTTCGCCGCAAACCGGCTTTTGGCAGGCTGCCGAAGGCGATGGCGAAGACCGCAACGAAAGCTTTTCTTTCCCGAGTCTGAAAGGCAAGGCCAGCGTTTATTTGGACGAACGCCTCGTGCCGCACGTCTTTGCCGACAACGACGAAGACGCCTATTTCGCACAAGGCTTTCTGCACGCAAAGTATCGCTTGTGGCAAATGGAATTGCAAACCTATGCCGCCGCTGGCCGCATTGCCGAACATCTTGGCAACGATCCGAAGTTCATCAATTTCGACCGCGAACAACGCCGCTCCGGAATGGTATATGCCGCCGAAAATGCCCTGAAGGTTTTTGAATCCGATCCTGAATCAAAAGCGAGCTGCGATGCTTACACCGCCGGTGTAAATGCTTACATCAACGGCTTAACGCAAAGCACACTTCCCATCGAATACAAATTACTTGGCTACAAGCCCGAACCCTGGAGCAATTTGAAAATCGCCTTGTTCTTAAAGCAAATGAGCAAAACGCTTGCGGGTTACGATGAAGATCTGGAGAACACAGCAGCAAAACCACGGTTAAGCTTTGAAGACCTCATGCAATTGGACAAACAAGTTCCGGATTCTTTGTTGCCCATCGTTCCGAAAGGAACGGCCTTTGATGCACCAAGCGTTGTGCCGGTAAAACCTGCCAATGCCGATTCGCTTTATTTTGAAAAAAGAGACACGGTAAAAGTTATACAGGTTTCAAAACCCAATCCGCTAAACGGTAGTAACAATTGGGTCGTAAGCGGAAAGAAAACGGCCAGCGGCGCACCCATTCTTTGCAATGATCCGCATCTTGAATTGACCTTCCCTTCCATCTGGTACGAAATGCAAATCACTACGCCGAACGTGAATGTTTACGGCGCAACTTTTCCCGGTTCGCCCAACGTTATTATTGGCTTTAACGACAACATTGCCTGGGGTGTAACCAATGCGCAACGCGACGTTCGCGATTGGTACGAAATTCAATTTAAAGACGACAGCCGCAAAGAGTATTTATACAACGGCAACTGGACGTCCACGCAGTTTCGCATTGATACCATTAAAGTGAAAGGCGCCGCCAATGTTTACGACAGCGTTGCCTACACCGTATTTGGTCCGGTGGTTTATGACAAAACATTTTCAAAAGAACTTTCAAAAAACAAAGCCCTTGCGCTGCGGTGGACCGCTCATGACGCATCAAACGAAGGCCTTACGTTTTACAAATTAAACCGCGCAAAAAACTACAACGATTACTTAGCCGCCATTAAAACCTTTACCACGCCGGGGCAAAACTTTGTGTTTGAAAGTCGGGGTGGTGACATTGCTATTTGGCAACAAGGCAAGTTTCCCGCACGCTGGTATGGGCAGGGCGTTTACCTGATGCGCGGAACGGACAGCAGCTATCA
Coding sequences within:
- a CDS encoding phosphoribosyltransferase family protein, yielding MNSGQTRTMILDEDGVKRKIKRMALEIAEQNAGEKEIVLAGIVGNGETVARCVAAELKNLASIATTLITVQLNKRNLAEVDIEPNLALANKIIIIADDVANTGKTMLYALKPFLNSSPKKIQTLVLVERSHKLFPVHTDYTGLSIATTLQEHITVEREDEKITGAWLY
- a CDS encoding DUF2279 domain-containing protein, yielding MKKWIFLFLISATIAAHGQDSVSHRVVDSRPNFTARKWLVGGATLGGYGGSFLFLSTAWYKNYPRSSFHTFNDVGEWLQIDKAGHAWTAYQTSRFTTNMWRWTGVENNKALLYGTGSSLLYMLSIEYLDGHSAEWGWSWGDAGADVLGAALYASQELGWEEQRIALKFSSAPKTYAEADLEKRADDLFGRSFQSRLLKDYNAQTYWLSANIKSFFPQTSLPDWLNISVGYGADGMFGGYENFAQSKTNGQVTFDRRDIKRYRQFYLAPDFDFTKIHTKSKMLKSVFSALNVLKFPAPALEFSNGRIKLKAIAF
- a CDS encoding phospho-sugar mutase, whose product is MDAQIEQKVNSWLTGAYDEETKTAIKEQQKNSPDELADAFYRNLEFGTGGLRGIMGVGTNRMNKYTVGMATQGYTNYLKKSFPNQEIKVAVAHDSRNNSRFFAETVAHVFAANGLKVFLFEDLRPTPELSFTIRQLGCKGGVVCTASHNPKEYNGYKAYWIDGGQLVPPHDKAVIGEVEKIADVNDVKWSGGDENITIIGKEMDEQYIKMVKGLSVYPEIIQQQKDLKIVYTPIHGTGIKLVPQVLKEFGFENITIVQEQATPDGDFPTVVYPNPEEKEAMSIGLKKAEEIDADILCATDPDADRVGIGVKNTKGEWVLMNGNQTAVLAFNYMIESRKEKGLQKPNDMVVKTIVTTNMIDVIAKEAGVKCYNVLTGFKWIAELIREKEGTENYIVGGEESYGLMIGDRVRDKDAVSAVALLCEMAAYEKAKGRNLYQKMLDLYAQYGYYQEDLISITKKGRNGQQEIADMMESFRSNPPKELGGSKVVELLDYDKQVKTDLTTGKTETITLPKSNVLQFVTEDGSKISARPSGTEPKIKFYFSVKTDLPSVEQFDETQQKAKDKIKQIIGDMKLV
- a CDS encoding type II toxin-antitoxin system RelE/ParE family toxin: MVFEIKWTERSVISYGKNIEYLRTRWSEKVVEKFENGVKRRLQALESHPYLGRPRSQNSIHIRRTIINKRILLIYQVKPNKRRIDLLVFWNTYLNPKKLKLK
- a CDS encoding methyltransferase family protein, yielding MLLNHVLLGLSWIVYCVLHSVFASLQVKNFFKKILGDGFRHYRLAYTVFAFAGLALILWFQFSIRSPRLFKSSWISDIAGAAFCIPGLLLMFICIKKYFLNLSGLRSLVEEETRSILEVKGVHRFVRHPLYLGTFLFIWGLLILFPTASLLLTDVVITVYTLIGLELEERKLLLQFGEQYRTYQKKVPKLVPKF
- a CDS encoding protein-L-isoaspartate(D-aspartate) O-methyltransferase translates to MRATDDTYRHKGLRRKLVETVRSKGITDENVLTALENIPRHFFLDSAFDEVAYEDKAFPIEAHQTISQPYTVAYQTQLLEIKKNDKVLEIGTGSAYQAAVLAELGAKVFTIERQKKLFDANKNFLWIKKYHNIKFFYGDGYEGLPTYAPFDKVIITAAAPIVPLKLIQQMKVGGMMVIPFGSGDVQVMKRLIKQADGSVKEEVYDRFSFVPMLQGKKD
- a CDS encoding immunity 26/phosphotriesterase HocA family protein — translated: MKAKLFFGRQKGVIYLRAARKLIMTLYELTNNQRRYFGLLTVTDNCEKVQLKDTTTVYYQGDRIVKVLDYSFGYCEYDTDIETKYRQILLPKTARGKEQKLTVSKILNFKGSGIQFSASFRGGGIHVYDNKRKVFFIRSFAEDGDIKNYSDIEKWITSYISKVPANYFDWLGKELSQKRLSVKIKEGDIIAFKIANGQYGFARILVDVFAQRQKGNTMSSNFYWYHPRSLIVAPYAHYADTLQIDVDELVDKKTLPTLCIFDLDVYRGEMPIIAHRPLSLTDKQIPLPDKIITAITIPHTKADIEAFIATNGTANN
- a CDS encoding penicillin acylase family protein — protein: MRIIPFIVSTVVTVALVFALNKRWGKVPDLGNFLSPQTGFWQAAEGDGEDRNESFSFPSLKGKASVYLDERLVPHVFADNDEDAYFAQGFLHAKYRLWQMELQTYAAAGRIAEHLGNDPKFINFDREQRRSGMVYAAENALKVFESDPESKASCDAYTAGVNAYINGLTQSTLPIEYKLLGYKPEPWSNLKIALFLKQMSKTLAGYDEDLENTAAKPRLSFEDLMQLDKQVPDSLLPIVPKGTAFDAPSVVPVKPANADSLYFEKRDTVKVIQVSKPNPLNGSNNWVVSGKKTASGAPILCNDPHLELTFPSIWYEMQITTPNVNVYGATFPGSPNVIIGFNDNIAWGVTNAQRDVRDWYEIQFKDDSRKEYLYNGNWTSTQFRIDTIKVKGAANVYDSVAYTVFGPVVYDKTFSKELSKNKALALRWTAHDASNEGLTFYKLNRAKNYNDYLAAIKTFTTPGQNFVFESRGGDIAIWQQGKFPARWYGQGVYLMRGTDSSYQWQGFIPQAENPHALNPERGFLESANQRPVDSTYPYFIPGNYITPRGISIERNLSRMNNITVDDMKALQNNVYSVMAEDARKILLHNVNENTLDADAKNYLTTFKSWDLNTSAASTGATVYQTWMDSLKQGIWRDEWQRDSLRNPYPTEETLVEWIHKDSAFKWIDDVSTPQHETLRDVVTQAFEKAAAQLKKDEAAGKLQWAAHKDPIIFHLLKAAVPSFSRKIPVGGWSNVINAVTDTHGPSWRMIVQMSSPTEAWGVYPGGQDGNPGSKFYDNFVDTWATGKYYRLWMMKESEKNDKRIIGTLNFNRG